The following proteins come from a genomic window of Gammaproteobacteria bacterium:
- the tgt gene encoding tRNA guanosine(34) transglycosylase Tgt, with amino-acid sequence MKFSVIATCGGARRGRFDLPRGTVSTPAFMPVGTYGAVRAVSVEDLRELGADIILANAFHLMLRPGAELIEELGGLHEFGRWSGPILTDSGGFQAFSLAGGKGISEEGLKLRSPIDGAEVHLDPETCMRVQAQLGSDIQMVLDECTPYPAGHAEARASMLRSMRWAARSMAAFDSAGGAAVFGIVQGGMHDDLRQESLERLEDLDFPGLAIGGLSVGESADMRNAVLAELARHMPEGKPRYLMGVGKPEDIVESVRLGVDMFDCVMPTRNARNGQLFTRKGPIRIRNRQYRNDTRPIDPGCECLACRNYSRAYLRHLDACGETLGLRLNSLHNLHFYLDLMRRLREAIDAGTLDAFTPYDS; translated from the coding sequence ATGAAGTTCTCGGTTATCGCAACTTGCGGCGGCGCCCGGCGGGGCCGGTTCGACCTTCCCCGCGGTACGGTCAGCACGCCCGCGTTCATGCCGGTAGGGACCTACGGCGCGGTGCGCGCGGTGTCGGTGGAAGATCTGCGTGAGCTGGGCGCGGACATCATCCTGGCCAACGCCTTTCACCTGATGCTGCGCCCCGGCGCCGAACTGATCGAAGAACTCGGCGGCCTGCACGAGTTCGGCCGCTGGTCGGGACCGATACTGACCGACTCCGGCGGTTTTCAGGCGTTCAGCCTGGCCGGCGGCAAGGGGATCAGCGAGGAGGGGCTGAAACTGCGTTCGCCGATCGACGGCGCGGAGGTGCATCTGGACCCCGAAACCTGCATGCGGGTCCAGGCGCAGCTCGGCAGCGATATTCAGATGGTCCTGGACGAATGCACGCCTTATCCCGCCGGCCACGCCGAGGCGCGTGCGTCCATGTTGCGGTCGATGCGGTGGGCGGCGCGAAGCATGGCTGCCTTCGACTCCGCCGGCGGCGCGGCCGTCTTCGGCATCGTACAGGGCGGCATGCACGACGATCTCCGGCAGGAATCCCTTGAACGACTCGAGGACCTGGATTTCCCCGGCCTCGCCATCGGGGGTTTGTCGGTGGGGGAAAGCGCGGATATGCGCAACGCCGTACTCGCGGAGCTGGCCCGTCACATGCCCGAAGGCAAGCCGCGTTACCTGATGGGCGTGGGCAAACCCGAAGACATCGTCGAATCCGTGCGGCTGGGCGTGGACATGTTCGATTGCGTCATGCCCACGCGCAACGCGCGCAACGGCCAGCTCTTCACCCGCAAGGGACCGATACGCATCCGCAACCGACAATACCGCAACGACACGCGGCCGATCGATCCCGGATGCGAGTGCCTTGCCTGCCGCAATTACAGCCGCGCCTATCTGCGCCACCTGGACGCCTGCGGCGAGACGCTCGGCCTGCGCCTGAATTCGCTGCACAACCTGCACTTCTACCTGGACCTCATGCGCCGCCTACGCGAAGCCATAGACGCCGGCACCCTCGACGCCTTCACCCCCTACGACTCCTGA